From the genome of Fundulus heteroclitus isolate FHET01 chromosome 7, MU-UCD_Fhet_4.1, whole genome shotgun sequence, one region includes:
- the agr1 gene encoding anterior gradient 1: MLRWVVLALFISVCASAEVQKKKGKTKTQPLSRGWGKNIKWAKSYEEALSELAKSQKPLMVIHHLDNCPHSEALKEAFVADKSIQKMAKEDFIMLNVVEETGDKNLAPDGYYVPRILFVDPALTVRAEIVGKHNERRYAYTPDDMKHLAANMKKAKLLLHSEL; the protein is encoded by the exons ATGCTTCGCTGGGTCGTGCTTGCTTTGTTCATCAGCGTCTGTGCCTCTGCTGAGGTGCAGAAGAAGAAAGGGAAGACCAAGACTCAGCCCCTGTCGAGAG gatgggggaaaaatattaaatgggCCAAAAGTTATGAGGAGGCCCTGTCAGAATTGGCCAAGAG TCAGAAACCGCTGATGGTCATTCATCATCTAGACAACTGCCCACACAGTGAAG CTCTGAAGGAGGCATTTGTTGCCGACAAATCCATCCAGAAAATGGCCAAAGAGGACTTCATCATGCTCAACGTGGTG GAGGAAACCGGGGACAAGAACCTGGCACCTGATGGCTATTATGTTCCCCGAATCCTCTTTGTTG ATCCAGCCCTGACTGTGCGTGCAGAGATTGTGGGGAAACACAACGAGCGCCGCTACGCCTACACCCCAGATGACATGAAGCACC TGGCTGCGAACATGAAGAAAGCCAAACTCCTTCTGCACTCCGAACTCTGA